The following is a genomic window from Hymenobacter monticola.
TCCGGCGCCGTGCCCGCCCGCCACACGGTGGCCAAGGGCGAAACCCTGTTTGGCATCGCCCGCAAGTACCAACTCTCGCCCGATGAGCTCATTCGTATAAACAAGCTGCCCGGCGGTGCGGTGCGCGTAGGTCAGCAGCTGGTGCTCTCGGGCAGCGGTGCCGCGGCCGAGCCGGCTGCCGCGCCGGTGCGGGCGGCCGAGGTAGAAGCTGTGCCCACCACCACGGTGGCCAAAACTCCTCCGCCGGCCCCCGACAAGCCCGCCCAGGTTGCCACGGTGACGCCCGCGCCGGCTGCCGAAAAAGAAGACCGGAAAGAAGAGCGCGAGGAGAAAACCGAGCGCACGCCCACCCGTGCCGGCGAGCTGCTTTCGCGTGTGGTGGAAACCGGCCTGGGCGCGCCCATCGAAAACAATGTGACCGACAAGTACCTGGCCCTGCACAAAACCGCGCCGGTGGGCACCATCATGCAGGTGCGCAACAACATGAACGGCCTGTCGGTGTACGTGCGCGTCATCGGCAAGCTGCCCGATACCGGCGAAAACAACAACATCCTGGTGCGCCTCTCGCCCCGCGCCGTGCAGAAGCTGGGCACCTCAGACGCCCGCTTCCGGGTTGAGACGAACTACATTCCGCAGTAGGTAGCTGTAGCGTGGACTCTGCGAGTCCGCGCCCGAACGAACTTCGCCCGATTCGCCCCCGCGCGGACTCGCAGAGTCCACGCTACAGTTCTTTTTCCCTTGAACATCGCCCAGCTTCGCCGCCAGCTCGACGCCCAGTACGAGCGCTACAACCGGCCCGAATTCATCAAAAACGACCCCATTCAAATTCCGCACCGCTTCACCCAGCGGCAGGATATTGAGATTTCGGCCTTGTTTGCGGCGCTGCTGGCCTGGGGTCAGCGGCCCACCATTATCAACAAGTGCAACGAGCTGCTGCGCCGCATGGACGACGCGCCCCATCAGTTCGTAACGCAGCACCAGGACGAGGACCTGAAGCGGCTGCTGGGCTTCTGCCACCGCACGTTCTGCGATACCGATTTGCTGTACTTCGTGCATTTTCTGCGCGACTGGTACCGGCAGCACGACTCGCTGGAAACCGCGTTTCTGGTGGGCCACTCGCAGCGCGAGCGGCTCATCAACTTCCACAACCGCTTCTTCAGCCTGCCCGACGCCCCGCAACGCACCCGCAAGCACGTGGCCACGCCCGCCCGCAAATCGGCCTGCAAGCGCGTGAACATGTACCTGCGCTGGCTGGTGCGCCGCGACGACAAAGGCGTGGACTTCGGCCTGTGGCAGCGCCTCTCGCCCGCCGACCTCATCATGCCCATCGACCTGCACGTGGAGCGCCAGGCCCGTCCGCTGGGCCTGCTCACCCGCAAGCTCGTGGACTGGGAAGCCGCCGAAGAACTCACCGCCAACCTGCGCCTACTGGACCCCGCCGACCCGGTGAAGTACGACTTCGCGCTGTTCGGCGCGGGGGTGGATAAGTGACAGGACACGAGCCCCCACCGCCAGCAAGGTCGCGGTTTATAAAAAGGAGGGTATCTTGGTTGGCATGAGTTGGACCGTTGTATTAGAAAGCGAACACAAAGACCAGATTGCTTGCCTGAGCGCCGAATTTGAGCCGGGGGTAAATCTGAATCGCGAGAAGTTTCGGTTGCTCTGCTACTTAGACCCCTACGGGGACACGACATTCAACCGCCTCCAAACAGCGGATTTGCTTCGGGACCTGGTTCTATTGCTGGCGATGGAGCCCAATCCTTTAGGCGACGAACTTATCGCGTTGGTAAAACGGAGCCAAGAAGATGTGCATCTGTACGTTTGTTTTTATGGAGACTAAGCTGTTCGCTTAATATCCCGCCACCCCCGCTGCCGGGCCGCTCGGGCTACTCGCGGGCGGCGGGGGAGAGGGAACTCAGATACGCAGTGGCCCAAGCTGGCACACGTCGCAATCGCGTGCCAGCTTGGGCATTATTTAACAAAGCTCCAAGAACCAGCTTTTCGGGCATTCAGCCTGTTCAACGGCTGGCCGTCAGCCGATACATAGATAGCAAAGTCAAGTTTCGGCGGCTGCCGCTCGCCCAGGTCATAGGTCAACCATGTTCTGTTGAGCGTTAGGGGATAGTCACCATTTAAGGTGACGTCCATCGTGTTGGAAATGGGGTGCGCCAACTTTATAGTCACCGTGTTGCCCTTGACGACGGCAATGCCGTGGTGTTCGCAATCGATGATGGCTGCCCGCCCCACCCAACACCGTTCGACGCGCAAGGTGTCCGGTAGGGATGCGACCCGGGCCGGGCCGTTCGCAGCGGGGTGAAGCTCGTACAAAAACAACCCGAACAGTTGCGAGCTGGACACGCTGCGGGAGATATACGCGCCGTTGCAATCCGTTTGAATGTCGCCGCACGAGGCGAGCAAACCCGCCAGGAATAGATACACTGCCTTCATGAACTCCTGAAAAAAAGTGGGTACGTTCAGCCAAACACTCATTCACCCCGCCGTCCCCGCCACCACGGGCAGTAGCGCGTCCTCCCCGGCCCGCGTGAGGCGGTGGAAGCGCGTGCGGCTGCGGTAAAACCACTCCGTCAGCCCCAGCGCTTCGAGGCGGCGGGTGGCGCGGGCCGCCATGCGCGGCCCCAGGCCGCTGGCGGCTTGCAGGGCCGCCGTGGCCGCGTCGGGCTGCTGCACCAGCACCAGCAGCATCGCGCTCAGGGCCGCCCGGCCCCGGCGGTTGCCCACGCGGTGCTGCGCCCCGAGCCACGCCGCCACCCGCGCCGCAATGGCTTCCGGCGCCTGGCTGGGCGGTGGGGGCGGGCCCGGGTTGTCGCGCAACGCCAAGCGGGCCGCAAACTGGTCGGCCAGTCCCGGGGCCGTTTCAGCAGGAAAAGGAGTGTCCGACATACCACGAAGCAAGGAGCCGGCCGGCTCCGTCGCCCACCAGTTGCCGCAATATAGCCGTTACTCGTCTTTTATGCATACTTACCAGTCCGATATAGCCTACAATTAGTCATGAATACTCTGTTACTGGTACGTAACACCCGCTTCGGGGTACCTCATACCGGTAAAATAGTCAATAGTACCTGGTTATGCGTACGAAATGCAGTTTTGACAGTAGTTATGACAATTTATGGCGTCTTCAACACGTAAAAATTAGTCTGTAACAGGGCGATTAGCGTCAGATAATTGCCATTCGCAGTCATAATAAATGCAGAAAGGAGGCGCTGGTCACCCCAATGCCCGGCCATACCGGCCCCGCCCCATTTCTTAATCATTCCCGCGAATCTTCCCGCCCGCTTAGCTGTTTACCTTCGTATCCTATTCCCGAATACCGAAAGACTACTTTCTTGCTTTTACCCCAACACTTCGAACAAAAAATCGGCTTCAGCACCCTGCGCGAGCAGCTCGAAGCCAATTGCCTCTCGGCCCTGGGCCGGCAGTACGTGGCCCGCATGGAGTTCCAAACCAAGCACGAGCCCCTGCTGAAACT
Proteins encoded in this region:
- a CDS encoding LysM peptidoglycan-binding domain-containing protein; protein product: MTVILSLFTLLALGGPGKGTAAKGAPTDSIGVEMRGGQRFVKHRVSAGETLTALTRRYHVSLDQLTAANPQIKNGLGIGQIVYVPRPAAGKAAAPATSSKATAPASGAVPARHTVAKGETLFGIARKYQLSPDELIRINKLPGGAVRVGQQLVLSGSGAAAEPAAAPVRAAEVEAVPTTTVAKTPPPAPDKPAQVATVTPAPAAEKEDRKEEREEKTERTPTRAGELLSRVVETGLGAPIENNVTDKYLALHKTAPVGTIMQVRNNMNGLSVYVRVIGKLPDTGENNNILVRLSPRAVQKLGTSDARFRVETNYIPQ
- a CDS encoding TIGR02757 family protein, whose amino-acid sequence is MNIAQLRRQLDAQYERYNRPEFIKNDPIQIPHRFTQRQDIEISALFAALLAWGQRPTIINKCNELLRRMDDAPHQFVTQHQDEDLKRLLGFCHRTFCDTDLLYFVHFLRDWYRQHDSLETAFLVGHSQRERLINFHNRFFSLPDAPQRTRKHVATPARKSACKRVNMYLRWLVRRDDKGVDFGLWQRLSPADLIMPIDLHVERQARPLGLLTRKLVDWEAAEELTANLRLLDPADPVKYDFALFGAGVDK